A genomic region of Candidatus Aminicenantes bacterium contains the following coding sequences:
- a CDS encoding tetratricopeptide repeat protein, with product MKKRGLASALFFLLIFLFAILAAPAESEKKIAKKAQKLMVKALEAINQKQPDQAIDLLNQALALTPNNAVVHHNLGVLYFEKGTADKAIGEFEEALRLQSDYKNAQLALCQALFESGKAASNKKDFEKANAYLLKLRDMPYTDKENKNMQAMVRYLLGYNFYNLKQYPQAQENFASCQAVEGLEKDNLDLYANATYFLGMIGYISNKFEDSCVFFKKYLQLYAAMEKKPELFSQANFFVGANLFRLLEAKMGKGDVTRMAADAAEVMPYLEQAIADKTIPNEDAYVMLGNCHVYRKEYDQAMRVYQQLIEAFPQSTQLNSYQLFMKELQKMQLQAEKPKKKH from the coding sequence ATGAAAAAACGCGGATTGGCGAGTGCGCTGTTCTTCTTGCTGATTTTTCTCTTTGCCATCCTGGCCGCCCCGGCCGAATCGGAGAAAAAAATAGCCAAAAAAGCCCAGAAACTAATGGTCAAAGCACTGGAGGCGATCAACCAGAAACAGCCCGACCAGGCCATCGACCTGCTGAACCAGGCCCTGGCGCTGACGCCGAACAATGCCGTCGTGCACCACAACCTGGGGGTCCTGTATTTCGAAAAGGGCACGGCCGACAAAGCCATTGGCGAATTCGAAGAGGCCCTGCGCTTGCAGTCCGATTACAAGAATGCTCAGCTGGCCCTGTGCCAGGCGCTGTTCGAGTCCGGCAAGGCGGCCAGCAACAAGAAGGATTTCGAAAAGGCCAATGCCTATTTGCTGAAGCTCAGGGACATGCCCTATACGGACAAGGAAAACAAGAACATGCAGGCCATGGTGCGCTATCTCCTGGGCTACAATTTCTACAACCTGAAGCAATATCCTCAGGCCCAGGAGAATTTCGCCTCGTGCCAGGCGGTGGAGGGACTGGAAAAGGATAACCTGGACCTGTACGCGAATGCGACCTATTTCCTCGGCATGATCGGCTACATCAGCAATAAATTCGAGGATTCATGCGTCTTTTTTAAAAAATATCTGCAGCTCTACGCGGCCATGGAAAAGAAGCCCGAACTCTTTTCCCAGGCCAATTTCTTCGTCGGCGCCAACCTGTTCCGCCTCCTGGAGGCGAAGATGGGCAAGGGCGATGTGACCCGGATGGCCGCGGATGCCGCCGAGGTCATGCCCTACCTCGAACAGGCCATCGCTGACAAGACGATCCCCAACGAAGACGCCTACGTCATGCTGGGCAACTGCCACGTCTACCGCAAGGAATACGACCAGGCCATGCGGGTCTACCAGCAGCTGATCGAGGCTTTCCCCCAGTCCACCCAACTGAACAGCTACCAGCTTTTCATGAAAGAACTGCAAAAAATGCAGCTGCAGGCGGAAAAACCGAAAAAGAAACACTGA
- a CDS encoding SDR family oxidoreductase, with amino-acid sequence MINLVTGAAGFLGSHLCDALLAGGDDVIGLDNFFTGSKDNIRHLRADANFEIIRHDIIHPILLETDRIYNFACPASPIHYQSNPVKTIKTSVLGTINMLGLAKRVKARILQASTSEVYGDPEEHPQKESYWGRVNPIGPRSCYDEGKRVAESLMVNYQQQNRVDIRIIRIFNTYGPRMALNDGRVISNFIVQALRGEPLTVFGRGEQTRSFCYVSDLIDGTVRMMEQQRISGPLNLGNPEEITVLELAELILKLTKSKSRIVFKELPVDDPVRRKPDISLAREHLGWEIKVQLLDGLRETIAYFKKKLPA; translated from the coding sequence ATGATTAACCTGGTTACCGGAGCCGCCGGCTTTCTCGGTTCGCACCTGTGCGACGCGCTGTTGGCCGGTGGAGATGACGTGATCGGACTGGATAATTTTTTCACCGGCAGCAAGGACAATATCCGCCATCTGCGCGCCGACGCCAATTTCGAGATCATCCGCCACGACATCATTCACCCGATCCTGCTCGAGACCGACCGCATCTACAACTTCGCCTGCCCGGCCTCGCCGATCCACTACCAGTCCAACCCGGTCAAAACCATCAAGACCTCGGTGCTGGGCACCATCAACATGCTGGGCTTGGCCAAGCGCGTCAAGGCCCGCATCCTGCAGGCGTCCACGTCCGAGGTATACGGCGATCCCGAGGAGCATCCGCAGAAGGAATCGTACTGGGGGCGGGTGAATCCCATCGGCCCGCGTTCCTGCTACGATGAAGGCAAGCGGGTGGCCGAGTCGCTGATGGTCAACTACCAGCAGCAGAACCGCGTCGACATCCGCATCATCCGCATCTTCAACACCTACGGGCCGCGCATGGCCTTGAACGACGGCCGGGTGATCAGCAACTTCATCGTCCAGGCCCTGCGCGGCGAACCGCTTACCGTCTTCGGCCGCGGCGAGCAGACCCGCTCCTTCTGCTACGTGTCCGACCTGATCGACGGGACCGTGCGCATGATGGAACAGCAGCGGATCAGCGGCCCGCTCAACCTGGGTAACCCGGAGGAGATCACGGTGCTCGAGCTGGCCGAGCTGATTCTGAAGCTGACGAAATCGAAGTCGCGGATCGTTTTCAAGGAGCTCCCGGTCGACGATCCGGTGCGGCGCAAACCCGACATCTCCCTGGCCAGGGAACACCTCGGCTGGGAGATCAAGGTGCAGCTGCTGGACGGTCTGCGTGAGACCATCGCCTATTTTAAAAAAAAGCTGCCGGCATAA